The proteins below are encoded in one region of Shewanella putrefaciens:
- a CDS encoding glutamate-5-semialdehyde dehydrogenase has product MSEMNQAQYLQQLGQNAKQASYALANLTARQKADLLEAIAAALTENTAAILAANAKDVAAAKADGLTEAMIDRLLLDDARLAGIIGDISDVVRLADPVGEEFGSKLLDNGLRLTRRRVPLGVIGVIYEARPNVTVDIAVLALKTGNAVILRGGKETLESNKLISEVIRGAIAAQGLPIDAVQFIDSPDRALVTGLLKLDQYVDMIVPRGGQALQRLCAEQATIPVILGGIGICHLYVDKSADLERALAVIANAKVQRPTVCNALDTLLVDERVASRFVPQIAEYLHRLGVRFSVCEQSFALLDGLGFDVTLAKVEDFGIEWLSLTLGIKVVGDIDAAVSHIRQYSSGHSEAILTDDIHAAAHFMNEVNSAAVYVNASTRFTDGGQFGLGAEVAVSTQKLHARGPMGLEALTTYKWLAWGDYTSRI; this is encoded by the coding sequence TTGAGTGAAATGAATCAAGCGCAGTATTTACAGCAACTTGGCCAAAATGCCAAGCAGGCAAGCTATGCCCTAGCCAACTTAACGGCGCGCCAAAAGGCCGATTTACTCGAGGCCATCGCCGCGGCGCTAACGGAAAACACCGCCGCCATTTTAGCCGCCAATGCTAAGGATGTGGCTGCAGCTAAGGCCGATGGCTTAACGGAGGCGATGATCGACAGATTATTGCTCGATGATGCTCGCCTTGCGGGCATTATCGGTGATATCAGCGATGTGGTCCGCCTTGCCGATCCCGTCGGCGAAGAATTTGGCAGCAAGTTGTTAGATAACGGTTTAAGGCTGACTCGCCGCCGCGTGCCGCTTGGGGTGATCGGGGTGATTTATGAGGCTCGGCCTAATGTCACCGTGGATATCGCTGTGCTTGCCCTTAAAACGGGTAACGCGGTGATCCTCCGTGGCGGTAAAGAAACCCTTGAATCGAATAAGCTTATTAGTGAAGTGATCCGCGGCGCCATTGCTGCCCAAGGTTTGCCCATAGATGCGGTGCAATTTATTGATTCGCCGGATAGAGCCCTAGTGACAGGGTTACTAAAGCTTGATCAATATGTCGACATGATAGTGCCCCGCGGCGGTCAAGCGCTGCAGCGCCTTTGCGCCGAGCAGGCGACGATTCCGGTGATCTTAGGTGGCATTGGTATTTGCCACTTATATGTGGATAAAAGTGCCGATCTAGAGCGGGCCTTGGCGGTGATTGCTAACGCCAAAGTACAGCGTCCAACCGTGTGTAATGCTCTCGACACCTTGCTAGTAGATGAGCGGGTGGCAAGCCGTTTTGTGCCGCAAATTGCCGAGTATTTGCATCGTTTAGGCGTGCGTTTTTCAGTTTGTGAGCAAAGTTTTGCTTTGCTCGATGGTTTAGGCTTCGATGTGACGCTCGCCAAGGTCGAGGATTTTGGCATCGAATGGTTGTCGTTAACCTTAGGTATCAAAGTTGTGGGCGATATCGACGCCGCCGTGAGTCATATTCGTCAATATTCGAGTGGCCACTCGGAAGCGATTTTGACCGATGATATTCACGCCGCAGCGCACTTTATGAATGAAGTGAACTCAGCCGCCGTGTATGTGAATGCCAGCACCCGCTTTACCGATGGTGGCCAGTTTGGTTTAGGTGCAGAAGTGGCAGTGAGCACGCAAAAACTCCACGCCCGCGGTCCAATGGGACTCGAGGCGCTAACCACGTATAAATGGTTAGCGTGGGGCGATTACACTAGTCGTATTTAG
- a CDS encoding transposase, translated as MTSARRQLIDASATPFYHVINRCVRRAFLCGEDKLTGRSYEHRRGWIVDKIKALSAIFCIDICAYAVMSNHYHLVLKIDVDKAKSLTQKDIISRWCQITKGHAVATKYMNGDALIDGEVMLLNGLLAEWHERLSSISWFMRCLNEEIARKANREDECKGAFWEGRFKSQALLDEQALLACMMYVDLNPIRAGIANSLQSSDFTSIQERINSLNSPNSALTISKPQIGSSTSQTQMPHQSLAKFDGSTHLSQQSGIPFHFADYLELIDWTGRAIRLDKKGYINNNRPKLLNELGIAPDAWLTSAKEFRRQYSGISGRWDSMCEFKKQHNSGKWCKGKVFSQALHPKASS; from the coding sequence ATGACTTCGGCCAGAAGACAGTTAATTGATGCCAGTGCGACGCCTTTCTATCATGTGATAAATCGTTGTGTTCGTAGGGCTTTTTTATGTGGTGAGGATAAACTCACGGGTCGCAGTTACGAGCATAGACGTGGTTGGATTGTCGATAAAATCAAAGCCTTGTCCGCTATCTTTTGTATCGATATTTGCGCCTATGCGGTGATGAGTAACCACTATCATTTAGTGCTTAAAATTGATGTCGACAAGGCCAAATCGTTAACACAAAAAGACATTATCAGCCGCTGGTGTCAAATCACTAAAGGCCATGCTGTCGCGACTAAGTATATGAATGGTGATGCTTTAATCGACGGTGAAGTCATGTTGCTTAATGGCTTACTCGCTGAGTGGCATGAGCGTTTATCCAGCATATCTTGGTTTATGCGTTGTTTAAATGAAGAAATTGCCCGTAAGGCCAATCGTGAAGATGAATGTAAAGGCGCTTTCTGGGAAGGTCGGTTTAAATCGCAAGCGCTGTTAGATGAGCAAGCCTTGCTGGCGTGCATGATGTATGTGGATTTAAATCCAATTCGAGCAGGCATTGCTAACTCTTTGCAATCCTCTGATTTTACATCGATTCAAGAGCGGATTAACTCGCTAAATTCACCCAATAGCGCATTAACAATCTCAAAGCCACAAATAGGCTCATCAACTAGTCAAACTCAGATGCCCCACCAATCCCTCGCCAAATTTGATGGTTCAACACATCTAAGTCAGCAATCGGGCATTCCGTTTCATTTTGCCGATTATCTGGAACTGATTGATTGGACAGGTAGAGCCATTCGCCTTGATAAAAAAGGCTATATCAATAATAACCGCCCAAAACTGCTCAATGAATTAGGCATAGCGCCCGACGCTTGGTTGACTTCTGCCAAAGAATTTCGCCGTCAATACAGTGGCATAAGTGGTCGATGGGATAGCATGTGCGAGTTTAAAAAGCAGCACAACAGCGGGAAATGGTGTAAAGGCAAAGTTTTTAGCCAAGCTTTACACCCAAAGGCTTCAAGTTGA
- a CDS encoding DEAD/DEAH box helicase, whose protein sequence is MTFPEPSSSPDSLTFAELGLNAALLKALPTRLKYPTRVQQLAIPAILAGRDLLALAQTGSGKTLAFGLPLLHAITQHIEQQGLQGAKSVPAPNALALVLVPTRELALQVTEALQAVASQLSAPALLNIQLLCGGVPLEDQLAELAAKPQVLVATPGRLLDLCKQSHISLDSIKHLVLDEADRLLEMGFWPDVQKLMAFMPKLKQSSLFSATLPEALDTLAGKLLVNQPLRVEAHRVNSVVGEIEERLYLVNKGSKAQALIALLKQYQWPQVLVFISARDDADAVAKRLAKAGMKAAALHGEKDQTVRSQTLADFKANRIEVLVATDLMARGIHVDALPVVINLDLPMSAPVYVHRIGRTARAGEKGLAISLVCHGEMASLTAIRTLTARELPLALLADFPVTDKPSEKVSDGAVDGKVERKRPPRDKQANRRSINKHSAKAFIGKR, encoded by the coding sequence ATGACCTTTCCCGAGCCTTCCTCTTCCCCTGATTCGTTAACTTTTGCCGAGCTTGGGTTAAATGCCGCGTTACTTAAGGCCTTGCCTACAAGGCTTAAATATCCGACACGGGTGCAGCAGTTGGCGATTCCAGCCATTCTTGCGGGACGGGATTTGTTGGCCTTAGCACAAACCGGTAGCGGTAAAACCTTAGCCTTTGGTTTGCCCTTGTTGCACGCCATCACTCAACACATCGAGCAGCAAGGATTACAGGGCGCTAAATCAGTGCCAGCCCCCAATGCGCTGGCGTTAGTGCTAGTGCCTACACGGGAATTAGCGCTGCAAGTGACTGAAGCGTTGCAAGCGGTGGCGAGTCAGTTATCCGCACCTGCTCTTTTGAACATTCAGCTTCTGTGTGGCGGCGTCCCCTTGGAAGACCAATTAGCCGAACTTGCAGCCAAGCCGCAGGTATTAGTGGCAACCCCTGGGCGTTTACTGGATTTATGTAAGCAATCCCACATCAGCCTAGATTCGATAAAACATCTTGTGCTGGATGAAGCCGACCGCCTGCTGGAAATGGGGTTTTGGCCCGATGTGCAAAAGCTGATGGCGTTTATGCCTAAGCTCAAGCAAAGCTCGTTGTTTTCTGCCACGCTGCCCGAGGCTTTGGATACTTTGGCCGGCAAACTGCTGGTCAATCAGCCGCTGCGGGTCGAAGCCCACAGGGTCAATTCAGTAGTTGGTGAAATCGAAGAGCGGCTCTATTTAGTCAACAAGGGCAGCAAAGCGCAGGCACTGATTGCCCTATTAAAACAGTATCAATGGCCGCAGGTGCTGGTGTTTATTAGCGCCCGTGATGATGCCGATGCCGTCGCTAAACGGCTTGCTAAAGCGGGGATGAAAGCTGCCGCGCTGCACGGTGAAAAAGATCAAACCGTGCGCAGCCAAACCTTGGCCGACTTTAAAGCCAATCGCATTGAAGTATTAGTGGCGACGGATTTGATGGCGCGCGGCATTCATGTCGATGCCTTGCCTGTGGTCATCAATTTGGATTTGCCCATGAGTGCGCCTGTGTACGTGCACCGCATTGGCCGCACCGCGCGCGCTGGCGAGAAAGGGCTAGCGATTTCCCTCGTGTGCCACGGTGAAATGGCAAGCTTAACAGCCATCCGAACTTTGACCGCGCGGGAGTTACCCTTAGCATTGTTGGCCGATTTTCCAGTAACCGATAAGCCGAGTGAAAAAGTCAGTGATGGCGCTGTGGATGGCAAGGTTGAGCGTAAGCGGCCGCCACGGGATAAGCAGGCGAATCGTCGCAGCATTAATAAACATAGTGCTAAAGCGTTTATAGGTAAGCGCTGA
- the ybaK gene encoding Cys-tRNA(Pro) deacylase, with protein sequence MTPAVRLAKKAKIAFEILEYSHDPHCAAYGEEAANTLGLQPAQVFKTLLVATDKAHAPLAVALVPVDHQLNLKAVAKALGQKKLQMADPDLAQKSSGYLVGGISPLAQKKSLPTLIDQSALAFEKIYVSAGRRGLEICLSANDLAQLCKGSFADIKTL encoded by the coding sequence ATGACGCCTGCCGTTCGACTGGCGAAAAAAGCCAAGATTGCATTTGAAATTTTAGAATATAGCCACGATCCCCATTGCGCCGCCTACGGTGAAGAGGCGGCAAATACCTTAGGGCTCCAACCTGCACAGGTATTTAAGACATTATTAGTTGCCACAGATAAAGCCCACGCGCCCCTTGCGGTGGCGTTAGTCCCCGTCGATCATCAACTTAATCTTAAAGCGGTGGCCAAAGCCTTAGGCCAGAAAAAGCTGCAAATGGCCGATCCTGATCTTGCCCAAAAATCCTCCGGCTACCTTGTGGGCGGTATCAGCCCCTTAGCCCAGAAAAAATCACTCCCCACCTTAATAGACCAAAGCGCGCTTGCATTTGAAAAAATCTATGTCAGTGCTGGACGCCGCGGGTTGGAGATCTGTCTAAGCGCCAATGATCTAGCCCAGCTATGTAAAGGCTCATTTGCCGATATCAAAACGCTTTAA
- the proB gene encoding glutamate 5-kinase yields MNLSEIAYRRVVVKLGTSVLTSGSKQLDKAHMVELARQMAALMKSGVEVVLCTSGAIAAGREHLQYPTLPDTMANKQLLAAVGQSQLILAWAQLFSIYGLHVGQLLLTRADLQNRERYLNARDTLNALLANNIIPIINENDAVATNEIKVGDNDNLSARAALLCDADLLILLTDQKGLFDADPRTNPNAKLISQVVKIDDSLRMLAGGSVSGLGTGGMSTKLEAADIARRAGIEVVIASGHHPDVIKKVVGKESVGTHFSAIENPLESRKQWILAGPATQGSIVLDAGAVKAVTDKGRSLLSKGIIGVKGEFERGATLQLVDQKGKVIAKGMTRYCGQALSLIAGKHSDEIESVLGYDYGDAIVHRNDMVVL; encoded by the coding sequence ATGAACTTAAGTGAGATTGCGTATCGCCGCGTAGTAGTGAAATTGGGGACGAGTGTGCTGACCTCCGGCAGTAAACAGCTGGATAAAGCCCATATGGTTGAGCTTGCTCGTCAAATGGCCGCACTGATGAAGTCAGGGGTCGAAGTCGTATTATGCACCTCAGGGGCGATTGCCGCTGGGCGTGAACATCTCCAATACCCGACACTGCCCGACACTATGGCCAATAAGCAATTGTTAGCCGCTGTCGGGCAAAGTCAGTTGATCCTCGCTTGGGCACAACTCTTTAGTATTTATGGGCTGCATGTGGGGCAACTCTTGCTAACCCGTGCCGACCTACAGAATAGGGAACGTTATCTCAATGCTAGGGATACCCTTAATGCTTTGTTAGCAAACAATATTATCCCCATCATCAACGAGAATGATGCCGTCGCCACCAACGAGATTAAAGTCGGTGATAACGACAATTTATCGGCCCGCGCGGCGCTGCTGTGCGATGCTGACTTATTGATTTTATTGACGGATCAAAAGGGTCTATTCGATGCCGATCCGCGCACTAATCCAAACGCTAAACTGATCTCCCAAGTTGTTAAAATTGACGATAGCCTGCGGATGCTGGCGGGCGGCTCTGTATCGGGTTTAGGCACGGGCGGTATGTCGACTAAACTGGAAGCGGCGGATATTGCGCGCCGCGCCGGGATTGAGGTGGTGATTGCCTCGGGGCATCATCCCGATGTGATCAAAAAAGTCGTCGGTAAAGAATCCGTTGGCACTCATTTTAGTGCGATTGAAAACCCGCTCGAAAGCCGTAAACAGTGGATATTAGCTGGCCCCGCGACTCAAGGTTCCATAGTGCTGGATGCGGGCGCGGTAAAAGCCGTCACCGATAAGGGCCGTAGCCTATTGTCTAAAGGTATTATTGGGGTTAAGGGCGAATTTGAGCGCGGTGCAACGCTGCAATTAGTTGATCAAAAAGGTAAAGTGATTGCGAAGGGGATGACGAGATATTGTGGTCAAGCCTTGAGTTTGATTGCGGGCAAGCATTCCGACGAGATCGAGTCTGTGCTCGGTTACGATTATGGTGACGCCATAGTGCACCGCAACGACATGGTGGTCTTATAA
- a CDS encoding DNA polymerase III subunit epsilon encodes MSKLNAEERKARDNARFSQRVDERRTKGEDVVAYVLGNKLAFKFLTKPERHEFKQREAALEEEAKLKKQQAFQLKTEQELEKVEAAFTE; translated from the coding sequence ATGAGTAAGTTAAATGCCGAAGAACGTAAAGCCCGCGATAACGCCCGTTTTTCACAACGCGTCGATGAGCGCCGCACAAAAGGCGAAGACGTCGTCGCCTACGTGCTAGGCAACAAACTCGCGTTTAAATTTCTGACTAAACCAGAGAGACACGAATTTAAACAAAGAGAAGCCGCACTTGAAGAAGAAGCCAAGCTTAAAAAACAGCAAGCGTTTCAGCTTAAAACCGAGCAAGAGTTAGAAAAAGTCGAAGCCGCATTTACTGAATAA
- a CDS encoding DMT family transporter, translated as MQSSNLAYLYGMAAVFLWSTVATAFKIALGYYSPLQLVFVAVLTSIVALGGILAWQKKLSLLKQQFLRRPTFYLITGLINPFLYYVVLFKAYSLLPAQQALSLNYTWAVLLPLLAAPLLKQHLRKSDIAAALIAYTGVFIIATGGDISGFRFDSPLGIGLALASTLLWCLYWIVNTKDQGDPVVSLLLSFLIGLPFIAVTLVLTDTLPSFSLKAIFAGMYVGLFEMGITFVLWLMALKTATRTANISTLVFLSPVMSIGFIAWILQETIAITTYIGLGFILSGMMLQQLLPRYWERKSKINPKLAD; from the coding sequence GTGCAATCTTCAAATTTAGCGTACCTGTATGGCATGGCGGCGGTATTCCTGTGGTCGACAGTCGCCACCGCCTTTAAAATTGCCCTCGGATATTACAGTCCATTGCAATTAGTCTTTGTTGCCGTGCTCACTTCGATTGTCGCACTTGGCGGTATCCTCGCCTGGCAAAAGAAGCTCTCTTTGCTTAAGCAACAATTTTTACGGCGCCCAACCTTTTACCTGATCACAGGGTTAATCAATCCCTTCCTCTACTATGTGGTGCTGTTTAAGGCGTATTCCTTACTGCCCGCGCAGCAGGCCCTGTCACTCAATTACACTTGGGCGGTGTTACTGCCACTGCTCGCCGCGCCTTTGTTAAAGCAACATTTGCGTAAGAGTGACATTGCAGCGGCGCTGATTGCCTATACTGGGGTGTTTATTATTGCCACCGGCGGCGATATCAGCGGCTTTCGCTTCGATAGCCCACTCGGGATTGGCCTAGCCCTGGCAAGCACCTTACTCTGGTGCCTATATTGGATTGTGAACACTAAAGATCAAGGCGATCCCGTGGTGAGTTTATTATTGAGTTTTCTTATCGGCTTACCTTTTATTGCCGTCACCTTAGTGCTGACAGATACCCTGCCCAGTTTTAGTCTTAAGGCGATTTTTGCAGGTATGTATGTGGGTTTGTTTGAGATGGGCATTACCTTTGTGCTCTGGCTAATGGCGCTGAAAACCGCCACCCGCACCGCCAATATCAGCACCTTAGTCTTTCTATCCCCTGTTATGTCGATTGGTTTTATCGCGTGGATTTTGCAGGAAACCATTGCGATAACGACCTATATTGGCCTTGGGTTTATTCTCTCGGGGATGATGTTGCAACAGCTTTTACCGAGATATTGGGAACGAAAGTCAAAAATAAACCCAAAACTTGCTGACTAA
- the dnaJ gene encoding molecular chaperone DnaJ, which produces MSKRDYYEVLGVSRDTSEREIKKAYKRLAMKFHPDRNPGDKAAEASFKEVKEAYEILTDADKKAAYDQFGHAGVDPNRGGGGYGGGQGDFGDIFGDVFGDIFGGGRRGGQRQAARGSDLRYNLELSLEEAVKGLTKELRIPTLATCDLCDGSGAKKGTSATTCGTCHGQGQVQMRQGFFAVQQPCPTCHGRGKIIKDPCTKCHGDGRVEKSKTLSVKIPAGVDTGDRIRLAGEGEAGEFGAPPGDLYVQVSVREHAIFVRDGNNLYCEVPISFSKAALGGEIEVPTLDGKVSLKIPAETQTGRMFRLRGKGVKSVRSHAVGDLLCKVVMETPVNLNDRQKELLREFEATLTGESKKHSPKAEGFFDGVKKFFQDLNS; this is translated from the coding sequence ATGTCAAAGCGAGATTATTACGAAGTATTAGGTGTGAGTCGAGACACCAGCGAACGTGAAATTAAAAAGGCCTACAAACGTCTGGCCATGAAGTTTCACCCCGATCGCAACCCAGGCGACAAAGCTGCAGAGGCGAGCTTCAAAGAAGTGAAAGAAGCCTATGAAATCCTAACCGATGCCGACAAAAAAGCGGCCTACGACCAATTTGGTCATGCGGGTGTGGATCCTAATCGCGGTGGCGGTGGTTACGGTGGTGGACAGGGCGATTTCGGCGATATTTTCGGTGATGTCTTTGGCGATATTTTCGGCGGTGGACGTCGTGGCGGTCAACGCCAAGCGGCCCGCGGCTCAGATTTACGTTACAACCTAGAGTTATCACTGGAAGAAGCCGTAAAAGGTTTAACCAAAGAACTGCGCATCCCAACACTGGCGACCTGCGATCTGTGTGACGGTAGCGGTGCTAAAAAAGGCACCTCAGCAACCACCTGTGGCACTTGTCATGGCCAAGGCCAAGTGCAAATGCGCCAAGGTTTCTTCGCGGTGCAGCAGCCTTGTCCAACCTGTCATGGCCGCGGCAAGATCATCAAAGATCCTTGCACTAAGTGTCATGGCGATGGCCGTGTTGAAAAGAGCAAAACCTTATCGGTTAAGATCCCAGCCGGCGTCGATACGGGCGACCGTATTCGTTTAGCGGGTGAAGGCGAAGCGGGTGAATTTGGCGCGCCTCCAGGGGATTTATACGTTCAGGTCAGTGTGCGTGAGCATGCGATTTTCGTCCGTGATGGCAACAACCTGTACTGCGAAGTGCCGATTTCCTTCAGTAAAGCGGCCCTAGGCGGCGAGATTGAAGTCCCAACACTGGATGGCAAAGTCAGCCTGAAGATCCCTGCCGAAACGCAAACGGGTCGTATGTTCCGTTTACGTGGCAAAGGCGTCAAGTCGGTTCGCAGCCATGCGGTAGGCGACTTGCTCTGCAAAGTAGTCATGGAAACACCGGTTAACTTAAACGATCGTCAAAAAGAACTGTTACGCGAATTTGAAGCCACCCTAACGGGTGAGTCGAAAAAACACAGCCCAAAGGCTGAAGGCTTTTTCGATGGCGTGAAAAAGTTCTTTCAAGATCTGAATAGCTAA
- the dnaK gene encoding molecular chaperone DnaK gives MGKIIGIDLGTTNSCVAVLDGGKARVLENAEGDRTTPSIIAYTDDETIVGQPAKRQAVTNPNNTFFAIKRLIGRRFKDDEVQRDVNIMPFKIIAADNGDAWVESRGNKMAPPQVSAEILKKMKKTAEDFLGEEVTEAVITVPAYFNDSQRQATKDAGRIAGLEVKRIINEPTAAALAYGIDKKQGDNIVAVYDLGGGTFDISIIEIDSNDGDQTFEVLATNGDTHLGGEDFDNRLINYLADEFKKDQGLDLRKDPLAMQRLKEAAEKAKIELSSTNQTEVNLPYITADATGPKHLVVKITRAKLESLVEDLIIRTLEPLKVALADADLSVSDINEVILVGGQTRMPKVQEAVTNFFGKEPRKDVNPDEAVAVGAAIQAGVLSGDVKDVLLLDVTPLSLGIETMGSVMTKLIEKNTTIPTKAQQVFSTADDNQSAVTIHVLQGERKQASANKSLGQFNLDGIEPAPRGMPQIEVMFDIDADGILHVSATDKKTGKKQNITIKASSGLSEEEVAQMVRDAEAHAEEDKKFEELVQTRNQADGLVHATKKQVEEAGDALPADDKAKIEAAMAAVDTASKGNDKEAIEKATQDLIEASAKLMEIAQAKAQTQGGAQEGAAKQSNATADDVVDAEFEEVKDDKK, from the coding sequence ATGGGTAAAATTATTGGTATCGACTTAGGCACAACAAACTCTTGTGTAGCTGTCCTCGATGGTGGCAAAGCACGCGTACTAGAGAACGCTGAAGGCGATCGCACAACCCCGTCAATCATCGCTTATACCGATGATGAGACCATCGTGGGTCAACCAGCAAAACGCCAAGCTGTGACTAACCCAAACAATACATTCTTCGCGATCAAGCGTTTGATTGGTCGTCGCTTTAAAGATGACGAAGTTCAACGTGACGTGAACATCATGCCATTCAAAATCATTGCAGCCGACAACGGCGACGCATGGGTTGAATCCCGTGGCAATAAAATGGCACCACCACAGGTTTCTGCTGAAATCTTGAAAAAGATGAAGAAAACAGCGGAAGACTTCTTAGGTGAAGAAGTGACAGAAGCGGTTATTACCGTACCTGCTTACTTTAACGATTCACAACGTCAAGCCACTAAAGATGCGGGTCGCATCGCAGGTCTTGAAGTTAAACGTATTATCAACGAGCCAACGGCTGCAGCATTAGCCTACGGTATCGACAAGAAGCAAGGCGACAACATAGTTGCAGTGTACGACTTAGGTGGTGGTACATTCGATATCTCTATCATCGAAATCGACAGCAACGACGGCGACCAAACCTTCGAAGTATTGGCAACTAACGGTGATACCCACTTAGGTGGTGAAGACTTTGACAACCGTTTAATCAACTACTTAGCTGATGAATTCAAGAAAGATCAAGGCTTAGATCTGCGTAAAGATCCATTAGCGATGCAACGTCTGAAAGAAGCGGCTGAAAAGGCAAAAATCGAGCTTTCAAGCACTAACCAGACTGAAGTTAACCTGCCATACATCACGGCAGATGCGACAGGTCCTAAGCACTTAGTGGTAAAAATCACCCGTGCTAAATTGGAATCTCTGGTTGAAGACTTAATCATTCGTACCTTAGAGCCACTAAAAGTCGCTCTGGCTGACGCAGACTTATCCGTATCAGACATCAACGAAGTGATTCTGGTCGGTGGTCAAACTCGTATGCCTAAGGTTCAAGAAGCAGTAACAAACTTCTTCGGCAAAGAACCTCGTAAAGACGTTAACCCAGACGAAGCGGTTGCTGTAGGTGCTGCGATTCAAGCTGGCGTACTGTCAGGTGATGTGAAAGACGTTCTGTTGTTGGACGTAACACCATTGTCTCTGGGTATCGAAACCATGGGCAGTGTAATGACCAAGCTGATTGAGAAAAACACGACTATTCCGACTAAGGCACAGCAAGTGTTCTCAACAGCCGATGACAACCAAAGCGCCGTGACCATTCACGTGTTGCAAGGTGAGCGTAAGCAAGCGAGCGCGAACAAGTCATTAGGTCAGTTCAACTTAGACGGTATTGAGCCAGCACCACGTGGCATGCCACAAATTGAAGTGATGTTCGACATCGACGCCGACGGTATTCTGCACGTGTCTGCAACAGACAAGAAAACCGGCAAGAAACAAAACATCACCATCAAAGCTTCTTCTGGCTTAAGCGAAGAAGAAGTGGCGCAAATGGTACGTGACGCAGAAGCCCACGCGGAAGAAGACAAGAAGTTTGAAGAGCTAGTGCAAACTCGCAACCAAGCTGACGGCTTAGTTCACGCAACTAAGAAACAAGTTGAAGAAGCGGGCGATGCACTGCCAGCAGACGATAAGGCTAAGATCGAAGCCGCTATGGCCGCCGTTGACACTGCCAGCAAAGGCAATGACAAAGAAGCCATCGAAAAAGCGACTCAAGACTTAATCGAAGCGTCTGCTAAGCTGATGGAAATTGCTCAGGCTAAAGCTCAAACTCAAGGCGGCGCACAAGAAGGTGCTGCTAAACAGTCTAACGCTACTGCCGATGATGTTGTCGATGCTGAATTTGAAGAAGTGAAAGACGACAAGAAGTAA
- a CDS encoding GNAT family N-acetyltransferase: MGSTLALSKALHKVVNNGLMTEHFMLRPFQRADLEAFTAYRADPKVAQYQSWTDYSYSDALALFEKMDYAQFGAPDHWFQLAIVTAASGATSTTLVGDLALHFIDEQQVEIGFTIAPEYQGKHVAFEAVSALLDYLFIELHKHRVIAITDTQNLASCRLLEKLRFRREAHYVKNIFFKGAWGDEYLYALLKEEY; the protein is encoded by the coding sequence ATGGGTTCGACATTAGCGTTAAGCAAAGCACTTCATAAAGTGGTGAATAACGGTTTAATGACCGAACACTTTATGCTGCGCCCCTTCCAGCGAGCGGATCTCGAAGCTTTTACCGCCTATCGAGCCGATCCTAAGGTCGCCCAATATCAAAGCTGGACTGATTACTCTTATAGTGACGCACTCGCGTTGTTCGAGAAGATGGATTATGCGCAATTTGGTGCGCCCGACCATTGGTTTCAGCTTGCAATAGTCACTGCTGCGTCGGGAGCGACATCGACCACCTTAGTTGGCGATCTAGCGCTGCATTTTATCGATGAGCAGCAGGTGGAGATTGGCTTTACGATTGCGCCTGAATATCAAGGTAAACATGTCGCTTTTGAGGCAGTGAGCGCATTGCTGGATTACCTCTTTATTGAATTACATAAGCATAGAGTCATTGCCATCACAGATACTCAAAATCTTGCATCCTGCCGCTTACTCGAAAAACTTCGCTTTAGGCGCGAAGCCCATTATGTGAAAAACATCTTCTTTAAGGGCGCGTGGGGCGATGAGTATCTCTACGCCTTATTAAAAGAGGAATATTAA
- a CDS encoding DUF4256 domain-containing protein, with protein sequence MNDSLLSELLAKLAPRFVANMPRHQGIHWAEVEAKIRQSGTQNQNALHAMELTGGEPDVVGVDPHTGKFIFVDCAAQSPLGRRSLCYDQAALDARKNNKPVGSAVELVTQMGAQMLTEAQYRELQTLGEFDTKTSSWLQTPVEIRTLGGAIFGDRRYGQIFIYHNGADSYYAARGFRTRLLV encoded by the coding sequence GTGAATGACTCACTCTTAAGCGAATTGCTCGCAAAGCTAGCACCAAGGTTCGTGGCGAATATGCCGCGTCATCAGGGGATTCATTGGGCTGAGGTTGAAGCCAAAATTCGCCAAAGCGGCACGCAGAATCAAAATGCGCTTCATGCGATGGAACTTACTGGCGGTGAGCCTGATGTGGTGGGTGTTGATCCACATACGGGCAAATTTATTTTTGTTGATTGTGCAGCGCAAAGCCCTTTGGGCCGGCGCAGTCTTTGCTACGACCAAGCGGCGCTGGATGCACGTAAGAACAATAAGCCCGTTGGTAGTGCAGTGGAACTTGTGACGCAAATGGGCGCACAAATGCTGACTGAGGCACAATATCGTGAATTACAAACCTTAGGTGAGTTTGATACTAAAACTTCCAGTTGGCTGCAAACACCAGTAGAGATCAGAACGCTGGGCGGCGCAATTTTCGGCGATAGACGTTATGGGCAGATTTTTATTTATCACAATGGTGCCGACTCTTATTATGCCGCGCGTGGTTTTCGGACTCGGTTATTAGTGTAG